The Candidatus Omnitrophota bacterium DNA window TGCTTTATCATCATATTCATTTTCGCAAGGAAGTGATTGTCCGAAGAACTAAGTTTGAACTCCAGCGGGCCGAGAGAAGGGCTCATATTTTAGAAGGGCTAAAGATTGCGCTTAAATTTCTTGATAAAGTGATTGAGATAATTAAAAAATCAAAAAATCCCCAAGAGGCGAAAGAATCTTTGATGAAAAGGTTTAAGCTTTCCGAAGTCCAAACTCAGGCGATCTTAGAAATGCAGCTACAACGACTTTGCGCTTTAGAGAGAAAGAAAATTGATCAGGAATACTTAGAACTTTTGGAAAAAATAGAATATTTAAAATCAATACTTTCTTCGGAAAAAAAACAAGAGGACTTAATAAAAGAGGAATTAAAAGAGCTCAAGGAGAAATTCTCTGACCCTCGACGCACTGATATTGTTGCCCAAAAAGAGGAAATAGAGGTAGAGGATTTAATCGTCGAAGAAGAGATGGTGGTTACTATCAGCAAGGCTGGCTACATTAAGCGTATTCCTTTAAGTAATTATCGTCAGCAGCGACGCGGCGGCCGAGGGGTGACTGCTATGGCCATTTCCGAAGAGGATTTTGTGGAGCAACTTTTTGTTGCTTCCAGCAAAGATACGCTTTTGATTTTTACCGATGAAGGTAAGGCCTATCCTTTAAAAACTTATGAGGTGCCGCAGGGTTCAAGAACCTCTAAGGGCAGGGCTATCGTGAATGTTTTAAATTTAAATAGCAAAGAAAAAACTACAAACGTTTTGTCGATAAAAGACTTTGATTCGAAGTCTTTTATTCTTATGGCTACTCAGAAGGGGATGGTCAAGAGAACTTCGCTAGAGCTTTTTGCCAATGCGCGTAGAAGTGGGATCATCGCCATCAACATTGAGAAGGGAGACCGTCTTATCGGGGCCAATATCTCGCAGGAAAAAGATGAAGCAATTTTGGCAACCAAAAAAGGATTTTCAATACGCTTTGAGGTGAGCCAGGTGCGGCCGACTGGAAGACAGTCGCAAGGGGTTAGAGGCATAAAATTAACGAAGGACGATGAAGTTTTGGGAATGGTTTTGTTAGAAGCCTCCCTTAATAAGGAAGAGTTCTATCTACTTACTGCTACTGAAAATGGGTTTGCTAAGAGAACCCGTGTCCAGGAATATCGAGTCCAATCGCGCGGAGGTAAGGGCGTAACCAATATAAAACTGTCTTCTAAAATTGGGAAGGTAGAAGGATTGCTTTTGGTTAGGACCGATGACGAAGTCATGTGCATTACCCAGAAAGGAATTCTTATTAGGTCTAAGGTCGGCGACATCAGGGCGTCTGGCCGCTCGACCCAGGGAGTTAAGATTATAAATCTTGAAAAGGGCGATAAGCTAGCGACTACGGCCCGGATTATTCCTGAAAGCTAAAACTTGTTTACAGGGAGCCGTCTAGACGGCCTTGACAAAATAAATTAAAGAATTACAATAGGGACACTTTTTCATTTAAACGACCCCATCGTCTAGCCCGGCCCAGGACATCGCCCTTTCACGGCGACGACGCCGGTTCAAATCCGGCTGGGGTCGTTTTTTTATCAATTAGCATATGCAAAAAGAAACTCGGCCTCTCGGGGTATCAGTGTTAGGAGGAATTAACTTTTTTATTTTTGGGCTAGGGTCTTTGCTGGTGTTTAGTTATGTTTATCTAAATAGCGGTTCAGAGAGCTTCAAAGATCTTTTAGCTGAAATGGGGAAATACCTTCCGGAAGCAAGCCTAAAAGAAGAGATGATAAAAAAAGCAATTTTAACACAAGTAGTCATAGCTTTAATTTTTACGCTTAGTGGTTGGGGGCTTTTGCAGCGTAAGGAAATTGCCAGGAAGGGCACTCTCTGGTTTGCTTTTTTGGCGGTCGCCATTACCTTCACGGCTTGTTTATTCAACCCGGCTATTATCGCTCAAGGATTTTTACAAATAATTTATCCGGGGGCTTTAATCGTTTATTTAACCAACAAAAAGGTCGAAGAATATTTCAATAATTCTAAAAATATAGCTAACCAGGAGGCCCAGGACTAATGTGCGGAATTTTTGGCTATGTCGGGGGAGGGTTAAAATTCTCTTCGTTAATTAACGGCTTATCTAGGCTGGAATACCGTGGCTATGATTCTTGCGGAATCGCTAGTTTAAGCGGCAATAAACTTTTTTTAAAAAAACGAGCTGGCAAGATCCAACAGTTAAAAGATGATTTAAAAAACTGTCAAAAAGCCAAAAGTTCCTTAGCTCTTCTTCATACTCGCTGGGCAACCCATGGCGAGCCTAATAAATCCAATGCTCATCCTCATGCTGATTGCCACCGAGAAATAGTTGTGGCCCATAACGGAATAATCGAAAATTTCCTAGAATTAAAACAAAGTCTTTTAAGGAAAGGACATAAGTTTACCAGCCAGACCGACAGCGAAGTTATTGCCCATCTTATCGAGGAATTTTACAAAGATTCTTTGTTTAAGGCTACTCAAAAGGCAGTGAAAGAATTAAGAGGTTCATTCGCACTCGGGGTTATATCAACTAAAGAGCCAGATAAAATTGTAGCCGTGAGGTTTCAGAGTCCGTTAATTATTGGTTCAGGGGCCAAGGGGAATTTTTTAGCTTCGGACATACCGGCACTTTTAGCCTTTGCTAAGGAAGCAGCCCACCTTAAAGATCAGCAAATGGCAGTTATCGATTCTCAGAAAGCAACAGTTTTTAGTTCTAAAATTAGGCCAGCTACTTTTAGCTTAGGTCAGCCAGCTGCCCTCAGCAAGATTACTATTAAAACCCAAGAGGCTGAGAAAAATGGCTATGAACATTTTATGCTTAAGGAGATTAATGAACAGCCAGCAGTTTTAAGAAAAATAATTTCTTCATATATCAAAAAAGATACAATCTGCTTTCCGGATCTCGGAATTAGCAAAGAATATTTACGAAAAACAAGGAAGGTTTATGTAGCCGCCTGCGGTACGGCCTATCATGCTGGTTATGTAGCTAAGTATTTTATAGAAAAACACTGTCGCATCCCGGTCGAGATAGATACTTCTTCAGAATTTCGTTATCGCTCTCTCACTTCAGGCAAGGGGGATTTGCTTATAGCGGTTTCTCAATCCGGCGAAACAGCAGATACCTTGGCGGCGACAAGAGAGGCAAAAAAAAGAGGGGCTAAGGTATTAACTATTTGTAATGTTTTAGGGTCAAGTCTTTCTAAGGAGGGAGATGCTACAATCGCAACTTTGGCTGGTCCGGAAATCGGCGTTGCCTCAACCAAAGCCTATACCGCCCAAATTTTTTGTTTATATTTATTCGGTCTTTATTTAGGCAAGCAAAAGACCAGCTTAAGGCCGGGTGATTTCCGACGTCTGTTGAAAGAGTTAGCCAAAGTTCCTGCTTGTCAGAAAAGGATTTTAGCTAACAGTTCAAGGGTTAAAAAAATAGCCAAGAAGTTTTCTAAGTTCGGCTCATTTTTATTCTTGGGACGTGGGGTGAATTTTCCTTCAGCCTTAGAAGGCGCCCTAAAACTAAAAGAAATTTCCTATATTCCGGCCGAAGGATATCCGGCTGGGGAAATGAAGCACGGACCAATTGCCTTGATTGATGAGTACCGAGCAGTTGTTTGCATTGCTACACAAGATGAGCTTTATGAGAAGATGTTTTCCAATGTTCAGGAGATAAAGGCCCGCAAGGGGAAAGTCTTAGCAATCCTTAACCCCAAAGATAAAGAGGTGTCTACTTTGAGTGATGCGGTTATTTATGTTCCCAACATCAGCCAAGAAGCAAGCCCACTTTTGGTGGCTGTTGCCTTGCAGCTTTTTGCTTATTTTGTTGCTAAAAACTTAAACTGCGAAATAGATCAGCCGCGCAATTTAGCTAAGTCAGTCACAGTAGAATAGTTAAAAATGCTATACTTAGTTGCAACCCCGATAGGGAACCTAGAGGATATTACTTTAAGAGCTATACGTATTTTAAGGGAAGTGGACTTAGTGCTCTGCGAGGACACCCGAAAGACTGGGTTTTTGCTTAAACATTTAGGATTAAAGAAAAAGCTGGTTAGTTTTTTTGAACACAGCGAAGTAAAAAAAATGCCCTGGGTTATCGATGAATTAAGCCAGGGTAAAAATATAGCTCTTGTGTCTTCAGCTGGCACGCCGACTATTTCTGATCCGGGATATAAATTGGTGAGAGAGTGCCGAAGACTTTCTTTAGCGGTCAGTTCAGCGCCGGGGGCATCAAGTGTTATTAATGCGCTTAGTTTAACTTCGATACCTCATGAAAAGTTTATTTTTTTAGGCTATATCCCTAAGAAAAAGAATCAATGTAAACAATTGTTTGATAGCGTGAAAGATTGGGGCTTGGCTGTTGTTTTTCTTGAGTCGCCCTACCGATTAATTAAATCTCTAGAGATAGTTAAAGAGGTCTTTGGGGATAGAAAAGTTGCTGTTGCTCGCGAGATGACCAAGAAATTTGAGGAAGTTAAAGAAGCAGAAGCAAAAGAGCTTTTAGTCTACTTTTCTAATAAGAAGCCGAAGGGCGAGATGGTTTTAATTGTCGCGGCGGCTTAAAAATCCACCCTTGACACAGACGCCTAAATAGTATATAAATGTATAGCCTTTAAGCGGGTCCGGCGAGGCCTAAAAGGAGTAAAATGTACAAAAATAGTCAAAAACAAGGTCCCGTTTCGACTTATTCGGTTGGAACGGGTTTTTTATTTTTATGAGTAATTCGAAAGAAAACAAGAAAATCCTTTCCAGTGATGATGTCCGAAGGGTTATCCAGCGGCTTACTCACCAGATTTTAGAGAAAAACGACCAAGCACATGATTTGGTGCTTATCGGCATCCAGACCCGAGGGGTTCATTTAGCTAAAAGAGTCCAAACTGCGATCAAAGATATAAATGGCAGAGAAATCCCCCTAGGCGCTTTGGGGATTACTTTTTATCGCGATGATTTAACTACCATTGGACCAAGTCCGGTGGTCAAAGGAACGAAGATAAATTTTGATTTAAAGAATAAACGGATAATTTTGATTGATGACGTTTTGTTCACCGGGAGAACAATTCGGGCAGCCTTGAATGAAATTATGGATTTCGGCCGGCCCAAGAGCGTTGAGCTTTTAGTTTTAGTTGATCGCGGTCACCGGGAGTTACCGATCCGGGCAGATTTCGTTGGGAAAAATATACCGACCTCCATGCAAGAGTCGGTAGAGGTGAGGATGGTTGAGATCGACGGCGTTGATGAGGTAATTATAAAAAATAAAAACTAATGCGTTGGCAAAGAAAAGATTTGTTAGGTTTGGAAGAATTAAGCAAAGAAGAGATTGAGCAGATTTTAATTACCGCCGAATCATTCAAGGAAGTTACCACTCGAGAGATTAAAAAAGTTCCGGCCCTCCGCGGCAAAACCGTGGTTAACTTATTTTATGAGCCTTCAACTAGGACTAGGGTGTCTTTTGAAGTTGCTGCGAAGCGACTTTCTGCTGACGTAATTAATATTTCGACTGAATCCTCAAGCGTTAAAAAGGGCGAAACCCTAATTGATACCGGTAGAAACATTGAAGCCTTAAAGGCTGATATAATTATTGTAAGGCATGATTCGTCAGGGGCTGCAGCGATGCTGGCCCGTCATGTTAATGCGAATATAGTTAACGCCGGTGATGGCTGGCATGAACATCCCACCCAAGCCTTATTAGATCTATTTACCTTGAAAGAGAAACGAGGAAAAATTGAAGGTTTAAAGGTGAGTATTATCGGCGACATAGCTCATTCTCGGGTAGCACGTTCAAATATTTGGGGCTTAACTAAACTTGGAGCTAAAGTTACTTTATGTGCGCCAGAGTTGTTGATTCCACCGGGGGTGGAAGAAACCGGAGTTAAAGTTACCCACGACATCGAAGAAGCTTTATTTGGTGCTGATGCAATTAATGTTTTGCGGATGCAGTTTGAGCGTGACAAAAAGGGAGCTTTCCCTAAGGCTTTGGAGTACTTTAAAACTTTTGGTATAACTGAGGAAAGATTAAAGAAGGCCAAGAAGGATATTGTAGTAATGCACCCAGGGCCAATTAATCGAGGCATTGAGATATCCAGCGAGGTTGCTGATGGGCCGAATTCAGTCATTTTAGACCAAGTGACTAATGGTATAGCTGTAAGAATGGCGGTTTTATTTTTAATATCTCAGGTAAAAGATGGGAAGTAAAAGTATTTTAATCAAAGGCGGACAGGTTATTGATCCTTCGAGGGATTCTAGCCAGGTGAAGGATATTTTAATTGAAGACGGGGTTGTTAAAGAGGTTTCAAACTCAATATCAAGTTCCGCTGAAATCGTGATTGAAGCCAAAGGTAAAATCGTTATGCCGGGCTTGGTAGACATGCATGTGCATTTGCGTGAGCCCGGACGCGAAGATAAAGAAACTGTGCTTTCAGGAACACAAGCTGCGCTAAGCGGCGGAGTAACTTCAGTTTTGGCTATGGCCAATACGGATCCGGCGACAGATTCAGTTGAGCATTTAGCAGTGCTTAATAAAATTATTAGACAAACCGCAGTAGCAGATGTTTTTGTCGCTGCAGCGATGACCAAAGCAAGAGAAGGCTGGGAAATTACTGATTTTTCGGCCCTGAGAAAAAGAGGAGCGATTGCGGTTAGCGATGATGGTTCTTCGGTTGACGATCCGGTTGTGATGAAGAAAATACTCAAGGCGGCAAAGAAAGAAAATCTTTTAGTAATCTGTCACTGTGAGGACATATCGCTTTCAAGGGGTGGGTCAGTAAATTTAGGCTTTACTTCAACCCGTCTGGGCTTACGAGGAATTTCTCGAGAATCAGAATACCAGAGAGTCGCCAGGGATATTGAATTGGCTAAAGAAATCGGAGCGAGAATCCATATTGCCCATGTGAGTTGTCGCGAGTCAGTAGAAATTATTGCTAAGGCCAAGAAGGAGGGGGTGGCGGTCACCGCTGAAACTGCGCCGCACTATTTTGTTTTAACCGACCAAGCAACCCGTTCTTTCGATACAAACATGAAGATGAATCCACCATTACGCAGCGCAGAAGATGTGGAAAGTATTAGGCTAGGTCTAAGCGACGGGACAATAGATGTTATTGCTTCTGATCATGCTCCGCACACGGCCAATGAAAAGGATATTGAGTTTGATCGTGCCGCTTTCGGGGTGATCGGGCTTGAAACCGAATTGGCAGTGGCCATTACTGAATTAGTGCATAGCGGTGCATTAAGTTGGCTTGATTTAGCTAAAAAATTATCTTATAATCCGGCTAAAATTATTGGTATTGATAAAGGCACTTTGAGGGTTGGGGCATCTGCTGATATAATTGTGGTTTCTCCGGATCAACAGTGGTTAGTGGCTAAAGAAAATTTTAGGTCTAAGTCTAAAAATTCCTGTTTTCTTAACAAGAAGCTAAAAGGAGCTGTTGAATATACGATTTATCGTGGACAGCTGGTTTATCAAAGATGAAATTCGTAGCCGATTTTCATATTCATTCCAAATATTCTCGGGCCACATCTCGAGATATGGAGATACCACAATTAGCAAAATGGGCTAAGCTAAAAGGGGTCGATCTTTTAGGGACCGGAGATTTTACTCATCATCTTTGGCTTCAAGAGGTAAAAAAACACCTAAAGCCAGAAGGTAAGACTGGTTTGTATAGCTATGAAGGGATTCATTTTATTCTTTCGGCCGAGATATCAAGTATTTTTTCTCAAGCTGGGAAAACTTACCGAGTGCACAATGTGCTTTTGGCTCCTTCCTTTGAAATAGTTGAAGAGATAAATCGTATGTTTGCCTCTTTCGGTAACATTGCTTCTGACGGCCGGCCGATTTTAGGAATGAGTTGTAAAAAAATAGCCGAGGAAGTATTTAAAATTTCCCAAGAGGTGATGCTGATTCCGGCCCATATCTGGACGCCTTGGTTTTCGGTTTTTGGCTCAAGTTCTGGGTTTGACAATATAGAAGATGCCTATGGTGAGTATACCGATAAAATTACGGCTTTGGAAACCGGTTTATCTAGTGATCCGGCGATGAACTGGATGATTTCAAAGCTTGATAAGTTTTCTTTGATTTCTAATTCCGACTCACATTCTCCTTCGCGGATTGGTCGTGAAGCCAATATTTTTGACTGCGAGCTTAGTTACTGGGAAATAAAAAAAGTCTTAGAAGAAAAAGATAAAAGTAAATTTCTCTATACGGTTGAATTTTTTCCAGAAGAGGGTAAGTATCATTATGACGGCCATCGCAACTGTAAAGTTAGATGGCATCCTAGCCAAACAAAAAGCCATGATGGTAAATGCAGTGTCTGTGGGCGAGCAGTCACCAAGGGCGTTTTAGGTAGGGTAAATGAACTAGCTGATCGAGAAGAAGGGTTTGTTCCTGACAATGCTATTGGTTATAAAAGTTTAGTTCCCCTAGATGAGATTATTGCTGAAACTAAAGGGGTTAAGCGCGGGGCAAAACGAGTAGTAGAGGAATACATGAGGTTGGTTAATAGCTTTGGTTCGGAGTTTAATATTTTAGTAAATATCGATCAAAAAGAATTAGATTCTCACTTTCCGGAAAAAATAGCCGAAGGGATTCGAAAGGTAAGAGCTAAGGAGCTTAATGTGCTTGCCGGCTATGACGGTGAGTATGGCGTGATTAAAATATTTGGCTCTGAGGAAGAAGAAAAAAAGGAAGACCAGCAGCTAACTTTGTTTTAGTTAACGTCCCTGTGGCCTAACGGATAAGGCGTTGGCCTCCGGAGCCAAAAATGCAGGTTCAATTCCTGCCAGGGACACCATAAAAAAAGTAAACTCTCGGTAGGAAAAATGAACATAACAGTAATTGGCGGACACAGTTGTTCAAAGGAAAACTATAACTTTGCTTATGAACTAGGAAAACTCATAGCCAAGGAGGGTTGGATTTTAATCTCCGGAGGCAAGGAAGGGGTGATGGAGGCAGTCTGTCGAGGCGCAAAAGAGCAAGGTGGCTTAACTGTAGGCATTTTACCTGGTTATGATCAAAAAGAGGCTAATGATTATGTAGATATTAAATTGCCTACCGGCTTAGGCTATGCCAGAAATGTTTTGGTGGTGAGAGCTTCTGATGTGGTAATAGCAGTTTCCGGAGAGTATGGAACACTTTCAGAGGTCGGGTTTGCGCTTAGTGAAAAAAAGATAGTTATTGGCATAGACAGCTGGGATATAAAAGGAGTAATTAAGGTGAAAACACCCCAGGCGGCGATAGCCCAGGTAAAAAAGGAGCTAGATGTTAAATAAAAAAGAGATAGCACAACTTATCGAGAAGGAAAAATTAATTGAAGAATATATCGATCTTGATAAGCAGTTAACCCCTAATGGATTTGACTTGTCAGTCAGTAAAATTTTTGAGTTTAGCTCCCCCGGGGCGTTAGATTTTTCTAATAAAGAGCGCTTGATTCCGAAAACAAAAGAGAGGGCGCCTAAGAAGCTGAATTCTGAAGATAAGTTCGGTTGGTGGAATTTGGAAAAAGGCGCATACAAAGTAAGAACCAATGAGGTAGTTAATTTGCCGAATGATTTAACTGCTCTTGCTTTTAGCCGGACATCAGTTTTACGCTTAGGAGCATTTACTCAACATGGAGTTTGGGATGCTGGATTCAAGGGCAAGGGGGAATTTATCTTGGTGGTTGAAAATTCTCAAGGGATAAAAATAAAACAAAATGCACGTCTAGCCCAACTGGTATTTTTTAAAGTAGATGAAACCGAAAGTTACGAAGGGATTTATAAACATTTAAAATGAGCCCAGAAGGACATTTTGATTTTGAGTCAGTAAGCGATCAAGAAGATAGGCTGGATTATGATAATTTAAAACCCTGCCCTAAATGCCAAAAGCTGATAGCTTGCGATGCAACTATCTGTTATTTTTGCGGTCAAGATGTTAGCTATCAAGAGAAAACTTCCTGGGTTGGTTGGGTTGTGGCTTTCCTGGTTATTGTTTTTGTTTTAAGCATTCTTTTCAGTGTAATAAGCTAAAATACTCTAGCATAAAAATCACCTGCCTGACGAACCGCCTTAGCGGAGAGGAAGTCCTATTGGATTGCTTTGCTATTTGTTTTCTATTGAGTCTTTAAGTTACCCTTTTACTTTTGGGACGGTTGGATAGGTATTCGATATAAAGTATTTTCCATTTCCCGGTAACTTTTCCAATCGGGATTTTTGTTCCAAGGGTGCCTTTAAAAAATTATTAAACCCCATACAGAATGTTTTCAATAAATTTCCTAGGATGTTTAACTAATACAAAATAGGCTGCTATTGGAGGAAAGATAAATATACAACCTATAATAGCAAAAAGAGTTATCCATATTTTTAAGAATTTATTGATTTCTATTTCATAATTAATTTTAGTTTTGTTCAGGTCCGCTTCCAATTTTAGCACACCAACCTTAGGAAACATGAAACTTGTTTGCGTGAAAAAGGTGCCATGCTTGAATTTTATTGTATTTTTATTTTGTTCGGTTATTTCGCAATTTGCGCTGGCCAACATAGTTTTTAGCTTTTCAATGGTTTCACTTAATGATTTATTTACTGTTTTTGTTCCTGAAATCATTTTTCCTCCTTTTCAAATATAATACAAAAACCACCGGGCCATACTCGTCTGCCCAGTGGTTTATCTTGTTATGAGAGTCTTTATTGAGCTTTTTTCTTAATAGGCATTACTCCAGCAAGTTCACCTATTACATTAACCAATTCAGTGCCTGTTGGAATTACTACTTTTGCGTTATTTTCCAAAGCATTTTCAACCGTTTGAAGTTTTCTTAAAATTTGAGCGTTCCCTATGAAGTATTTTTCTGCAGCTTCGTTGACTAATTTTATAGCTTCAGCTTCTCCTTGCGCCTGCAGAATTCTTGCTTGCCTGATTCCTTCAGCCTTTTTTATTTGTGATCTTTTTTCGCCGTCTGCAGCAGTTTCTTGAGCGGTGGCATAATCAACAGCGGCTATTTTTTCATTTTCTGCCTTTACTACTTTGTTCATTGTATCTTGTACGTCTTTAGGCGGGTCTATTTGCTTTAATTCTGTTCTGACAATTTCAATTCCCCAGCTCGTTGTTTCTTCGCGAAGAGTTTTGTGTAATTCTGAATTAATTTTCCCTCTTTCGCTATTGGCAGATTTTAAAGTGAGAGTGCCGATAATATTTCTTAAAGTGGTTCTTGCTAAATTTACAATTTGATGTTGATAAAGATTAACGTTATATTGTGAACTCTTTACGCTTTCTTCGTTAGATTTTACTTTGAAATAAACCTGGGCATCTACAGTAGCATTTAAATTATCATTGGTAATTATTTCCTGTGGTTCCGCGTCAACCATTTGCTCGGTGGTATTTACTATGTACATCTTTTCAATAATCGGGATAATCCAATTAAATCCAAACTTAGCGAAACGACGGTATTTACCCAATCTTTCAATCAAGCCTCGATGCGTTGGTCTTACAATTCTAATTCCCAGAAAGAATATCACAACGGTTACGACAATGACCAATTTCCATATTCCCATAACAACCTCCTTTTTGGTTTCAATTTATTATTTTATCACATCTAACGCAAAAATCATTCCTTTCGATAACGCTTCGCAGCCTGTCTGATGAGCCTGTGACTCTAGGTAGAGGCGAGGAAGGTCGACGGTTGATTGATTTGTTATGATTTATATTTTTTCATTTGTTTTTTTGCCGTTTTAATAAAGTGTCCAAATTTGCGATCCTTTTCTCTTTTTTCTAGCGCAGTCATAGTATTGTGCTCGTTTTCTTTTACTAGCTTGATATAGTTGTCATATTTACTTTTATCCAAGCTACCGGAAGATACAGCTTTCAGGACGGCACATTCCGGTTCATTAATGTGGCAGCAATCTGAAAATTTACACTTCTTTGATAGTTGATATATTTCAGAGAAAACACTTTTTATTCCTGTTTTTGAATCCAATATCCCAATTTCACGCATTCCGGGGTTATCAATTAAGACACCACCATCTTCTAATATGAATAATTCTCTATGTGTAGTAATATGTTTGCCTCTATTTGAATAGGAGCTTATCTTAGCAGTTTTAATCAAATTTTTACCTAAAATGATATTTATAATAGATGATTTCCCTACACCAGAAGAGCCTAGAAAACAGTAGGTTAATCCTTTTTTTATGCTGTTTTTTAGATCAATGATACCTTCTTTTGTGATAGTGCTCGTTGTATAAATATCAATGTTTTTGAATCGTTTTTTTATCTCAATTATTTTTGTATCTAATTCATCTTTCGATAATAAATCAACTTTATTTAGGGTTATTATTGGTTTTATGTTTTCTGATTCTGCAAGCGCAGCGTATCTTTCAAATCGATTTAAACTGTAATCTCTATCCGGCGATTGAATAATCAAGGCAACATCAATATTTGAAGCAATTAGGTGTTTGCCCGAACCATTGGCAGATTTTCTCATTAGGGCTGTTTTTCTAGGGAGTATTTCGTGGATAAGGGCTCGTTCTTTATCAAGAATTGTTATGAGAACCCAGTCTCCAACTGTTGGGTAATCCTCCCGTGTCGAAGCTGTAAAGATCATTTTGCCGGTTATTTTTGCTGATAATTCGGATATTTCATTTTTTAAAATATACAACTCTTTATGTTCTGCGATAATTCGGGCAGGAGTGAAGCTATTGTTTTTTTTGCTTTTTCGATTATTTTCAAAAAATTCACCATAACCGATATCTTCTAAGTTAATCTTTTTAATGTTTTTTTTCATGATTATTTACTTATAACATTCGAAACTGTCGGCCTGAACCCGAGCAAGGGGTAAGGTTCGCTGAATTAAGTTGCTAGATGTTTATTTTTTATTATTTGGTTTCTTTTTGCGAAATAAATCTATTATTCCTAATATGATCCCAACAGACCCAGCCATTTTTATAGATCCCCCAATCATCATTAGTTCTCGTGCTTGTTGAGAGCCAATCACATTCCCGATAACCCATACAATAATGGCTAAACCGACAACAACGCCCTTGGGGGTTTTTTTAGAAATTAACCAAAAACATGCTACAGAGAGCAATATTGCGATAATTGGTGAAAATAAAAATATTGGTGATGGTGCATTCATAATTATCGTCTACTTTTTAGTTAGCATTTTTTAGCTAGTGCGATGATGTCCATGCTGAAAAAGAAGGAAACTTTGCTTTTAGAAAAAGTCTTATTCAAAAATTTATTAATTTTAGCCTGGCTGCTTATCAAAGGTATTTTAATATAACCAAAAAGATTGACAATGGTATCTTTGGATAATTTTTCTGTTATTTGTTTGTACGTAAACGGATAAAAAGGGATAAAGAGTAAAAACTTAAAAAGAAACATTTTAAAAAAGATTGATTGAATAGCATATAAATTTTTCACAGCAATAAT harbors:
- the gyrA gene encoding DNA gyrase subunit A; the encoded protein is MTEKTGKRIITKYLEEEMQESYLSYAMSVIVGRALPDIRDGLKPVQRRILYAMHDLHIRHNTPHKKCARIVGECLGKYHPHGDLSVYDALVRMAQSFSLRYPLIDGQGNFGSIDGDPPAAMRYSEARMSRIADTILQDIDKKTVNFFPNFDNSLSEPEVLPSVLPNMLLNGASGIAVGMATNMPPHNLGEVCNALEYLIDHPSASIKELHKYIKGPDFPTGGIICGRTDILNMYKEGRGKLTVRAKTTVEIQKNRSQIIISEIPYQLNKTTLLEQIANLINTKRVEGVSDLRDESDKEGIRVVVELNRNGQADIVLNRLYKHTSMETTYGAIFLCLVNRRPQTLNLKEMLYHHIHFRKEVIVRRTKFELQRAERRAHILEGLKIALKFLDKVIEIIKKSKNPQEAKESLMKRFKLSEVQTQAILEMQLQRLCALERKKIDQEYLELLEKIEYLKSILSSEKKQEDLIKEELKELKEKFSDPRRTDIVAQKEEIEVEDLIVEEEMVVTISKAGYIKRIPLSNYRQQRRGGRGVTAMAISEEDFVEQLFVASSKDTLLIFTDEGKAYPLKTYEVPQGSRTSKGRAIVNVLNLNSKEKTTNVLSIKDFDSKSFILMATQKGMVKRTSLELFANARRSGIIAINIEKGDRLIGANISQEKDEAILATKKGFSIRFEVSQVRPTGRQSQGVRGIKLTKDDEVLGMVLLEASLNKEEFYLLTATENGFAKRTRVQEYRVQSRGGKGVTNIKLSSKIGKVEGLLLVRTDDEVMCITQKGILIRSKVGDIRASGRSTQGVKIINLEKGDKLATTARIIPES
- the glmS gene encoding glutamine--fructose-6-phosphate transaminase (isomerizing), encoding MCGIFGYVGGGLKFSSLINGLSRLEYRGYDSCGIASLSGNKLFLKKRAGKIQQLKDDLKNCQKAKSSLALLHTRWATHGEPNKSNAHPHADCHREIVVAHNGIIENFLELKQSLLRKGHKFTSQTDSEVIAHLIEEFYKDSLFKATQKAVKELRGSFALGVISTKEPDKIVAVRFQSPLIIGSGAKGNFLASDIPALLAFAKEAAHLKDQQMAVIDSQKATVFSSKIRPATFSLGQPAALSKITIKTQEAEKNGYEHFMLKEINEQPAVLRKIISSYIKKDTICFPDLGISKEYLRKTRKVYVAACGTAYHAGYVAKYFIEKHCRIPVEIDTSSEFRYRSLTSGKGDLLIAVSQSGETADTLAATREAKKRGAKVLTICNVLGSSLSKEGDATIATLAGPEIGVASTKAYTAQIFCLYLFGLYLGKQKTSLRPGDFRRLLKELAKVPACQKRILANSSRVKKIAKKFSKFGSFLFLGRGVNFPSALEGALKLKEISYIPAEGYPAGEMKHGPIALIDEYRAVVCIATQDELYEKMFSNVQEIKARKGKVLAILNPKDKEVSTLSDAVIYVPNISQEASPLLVAVALQLFAYFVAKNLNCEIDQPRNLAKSVTVE
- the rsmI gene encoding 16S rRNA (cytidine(1402)-2'-O)-methyltransferase; this translates as MLYLVATPIGNLEDITLRAIRILREVDLVLCEDTRKTGFLLKHLGLKKKLVSFFEHSEVKKMPWVIDELSQGKNIALVSSAGTPTISDPGYKLVRECRRLSLAVSSAPGASSVINALSLTSIPHEKFIFLGYIPKKKNQCKQLFDSVKDWGLAVVFLESPYRLIKSLEIVKEVFGDRKVAVAREMTKKFEEVKEAEAKELLVYFSNKKPKGEMVLIVAAA
- the pyrR gene encoding bifunctional pyr operon transcriptional regulator/uracil phosphoribosyltransferase PyrR, with product MSNSKENKKILSSDDVRRVIQRLTHQILEKNDQAHDLVLIGIQTRGVHLAKRVQTAIKDINGREIPLGALGITFYRDDLTTIGPSPVVKGTKINFDLKNKRIILIDDVLFTGRTIRAALNEIMDFGRPKSVELLVLVDRGHRELPIRADFVGKNIPTSMQESVEVRMVEIDGVDEVIIKNKN
- a CDS encoding aspartate carbamoyltransferase catalytic subunit, with the protein product MRWQRKDLLGLEELSKEEIEQILITAESFKEVTTREIKKVPALRGKTVVNLFYEPSTRTRVSFEVAAKRLSADVINISTESSSVKKGETLIDTGRNIEALKADIIIVRHDSSGAAAMLARHVNANIVNAGDGWHEHPTQALLDLFTLKEKRGKIEGLKVSIIGDIAHSRVARSNIWGLTKLGAKVTLCAPELLIPPGVEETGVKVTHDIEEALFGADAINVLRMQFERDKKGAFPKALEYFKTFGITEERLKKAKKDIVVMHPGPINRGIEISSEVADGPNSVILDQVTNGIAVRMAVLFLISQVKDGK